Below is a window of Brachyspira hampsonii DNA.
TGCATTATAAATAATATAAAAGAAACAGGACCTTATATTGTTCTTGGAGACGGAATGGCTATGTCGCATGCCAGACCTGAGGACGGAGTTTTAAAAAATGGAATTACTCTTTTGAAAATTAAAAACGGAGTAGATTTTGATGAAAAGAATAAAGTATTTTTATTGTTTACATTGGCGGCAGAAAATAATGATAATCATCAGGGATTAATGGAAGAAATTGCTGATTTATTGAATGAAAGTGAAAAAATTAAAAGAATAATGTATGATGAATTAACTGATTTAGAAATCTATGATATTATTATACAGTGATT
It encodes the following:
- a CDS encoding PTS sugar transporter subunit IIA yields the protein MLKELIKNKIDIVDSIDNWEDAVKKGAELLLENKCIEPRYVDCIINNIKETGPYIVLGDGMAMSHARPEDGVLKNGITLLKIKNGVDFDEKNKVFLLFTLAAENNDNHQGLMEEIADLLNESEKIKRIMYDELTDLEIYDIIIQ